From one Bacillus sp. FJAT-42376 genomic stretch:
- a CDS encoding AI-2E family transporter, translated as MLKSKVHFWTLEVLLILLIIYVCTKVSFLFAPIVSFTTTLFFPMLIAGVLFFIFSPIVRFLEKNRVPRTLAILIIYLIFIGLIVMLGAIAGPMLSQQITDLFNNFPNYVTELTQFIQNLSQSGWFKWIMTQEYVSINKIEQALTDFTTQIPQNVTASVTAVLGVVTNITLTIVTVPFILFFMLKDGHRFPVQAVKVLPNTYRHEGIKIFHDLYDTLAAYIQGQLLVSIFVGTGCFIGFSIIGLDYALILGIIVSVSNIIPYLGPFLGAAPAVVIGMLETPTKGLLAGLVVLVVQQIDGNLLSPLIIGKRINTHPLTIILLLIGAGSFGGVIGMILAVPTYAVLKATILNLTRLIRLRMRYQAEKREEKNRNRKD; from the coding sequence TTGCTGAAGTCTAAAGTGCATTTCTGGACACTCGAAGTATTATTAATTCTTTTAATTATCTACGTTTGTACAAAAGTTTCCTTCCTGTTTGCACCGATTGTATCATTTACGACAACCCTCTTTTTTCCGATGCTGATTGCGGGTGTGCTGTTCTTTATCTTCAGTCCGATTGTCCGTTTCTTAGAGAAAAACCGGGTGCCGAGAACGCTTGCCATTTTAATCATTTATTTGATTTTCATTGGTTTGATTGTCATGCTTGGCGCAATAGCCGGTCCTATGCTTTCTCAGCAGATTACCGACCTATTCAACAACTTCCCGAATTATGTCACAGAGCTTACACAGTTTATTCAAAATCTCTCCCAATCCGGCTGGTTTAAATGGATCATGACGCAGGAGTATGTTTCCATTAATAAAATTGAACAGGCGCTGACGGATTTCACCACTCAGATTCCACAAAATGTAACGGCCAGTGTGACCGCGGTCCTTGGGGTTGTAACAAATATTACCCTGACCATTGTAACGGTTCCTTTTATTCTTTTCTTCATGCTTAAGGATGGCCATAGGTTTCCCGTTCAGGCCGTTAAGGTGCTTCCGAATACATACCGTCATGAAGGCATTAAAATTTTCCATGATTTATATGATACGCTCGCTGCGTATATTCAAGGACAGCTGCTTGTCTCCATTTTTGTGGGAACCGGCTGTTTTATCGGATTTTCCATTATCGGGCTTGATTATGCGCTGATACTCGGAATTATCGTATCGGTTTCCAACATCATCCCTTACCTGGGTCCATTTTTAGGAGCTGCGCCTGCTGTCGTGATCGGAATGCTTGAAACCCCGACAAAAGGACTGCTAGCAGGGCTGGTTGTCCTGGTCGTCCAGCAAATAGACGGAAACCTTCTGTCGCCGCTCATTATCGGAAAAAGAATTAATACCCATCCGCTCACGATTATCCTGCTCTTAATTGGAGCAGGAAGCTTTGGCGGAGTGATCGGGATGATTCTTGCTGTCCCGACGTATGCCGTGCTGAAGGCGACGATTTTAAATCTCACCAGGCTGATTCGTCTCAGAATGAGGTATCAGGCAGAAAAAAGGGAGGAAAAGAACCGAAATCGGAAAGATTAA
- the ald gene encoding alanine dehydrogenase, which produces MIIGVPKEIKNNENRVALTPGGAAQFIAAGHRVLVEKGAGLGSSFTDEAYIEAGAESIERAADVWNQAEMIMKVKEPLKAEYGYFREELVLFTYLHLAAEPDLALALKESGVISIAYETVSAGRTLPLLTPMSEVAGRMSAQIGAQFLEKPKGGKGILLAGVPGVGRGKVTIIGGGVVGTNAAKMAIGLGADVTIIDLSADRLRELDDIFGNQIKTLMSNPINIAQAVAESDLLICAVLIPGAKAPTLVTEEMVKSMTPGSVIVDVAIDQGGIVETVDHITTHDQPTYEKHGVVHYAVANMPGAVPRTSTMALTNVTVPYALQIANKGVYKAIAENAALKAGLNTAKGEITYAAVARDLGFNYVPADVALDKEMAV; this is translated from the coding sequence ATGATTATAGGGGTACCCAAAGAAATTAAAAACAACGAAAACCGAGTAGCTTTAACTCCGGGTGGCGCAGCTCAATTCATCGCAGCGGGCCACCGTGTCCTAGTAGAAAAAGGAGCAGGTCTCGGCAGCAGTTTTACAGATGAAGCCTACATTGAAGCAGGAGCTGAATCAATCGAGCGTGCTGCGGATGTATGGAATCAGGCTGAAATGATTATGAAAGTGAAAGAACCTTTAAAGGCGGAATACGGCTATTTCCGTGAAGAATTGGTGCTTTTCACGTACCTTCATCTTGCAGCAGAGCCCGATCTTGCCCTTGCGCTTAAAGAATCCGGAGTCATTTCCATTGCCTACGAAACCGTTTCAGCGGGCCGTACGCTTCCATTGCTCACTCCAATGAGTGAAGTGGCAGGTCGAATGTCTGCTCAAATTGGTGCACAATTCCTTGAGAAGCCAAAAGGAGGAAAAGGAATCCTGCTGGCCGGCGTTCCTGGTGTCGGCCGCGGAAAAGTGACCATCATAGGCGGCGGGGTTGTCGGGACAAACGCAGCAAAAATGGCGATTGGCCTTGGAGCTGATGTAACCATTATTGATTTAAGCGCAGACCGTCTCCGCGAACTTGATGACATTTTCGGCAATCAAATCAAGACGCTGATGTCGAATCCGATCAATATCGCTCAGGCAGTAGCTGAATCGGATCTACTAATCTGTGCGGTTCTAATTCCGGGTGCGAAGGCTCCGACACTTGTTACGGAGGAAATGGTAAAAAGCATGACGCCGGGTTCTGTTATCGTCGACGTAGCGATTGACCAGGGCGGTATTGTCGAAACCGTTGACCATATAACTACCCACGATCAGCCAACTTATGAAAAACACGGTGTCGTTCATTATGCGGTAGCCAATATGCCGGGGGCCGTTCCAAGAACCTCCACTATGGCGCTAACAAATGTTACGGTTCCTTATGCTCTTCAAATTGCCAATAAAGGTGTGTATAAAGCGATAGCTGAAAATGCTGCTCTTAAAGCCGGTTTGAATACAGCGAAGGGTGAAATCACCTATGCAGCTGTAGCAAGAGATCTCGGCTTCAATTACGTGCCGGCAGATGTTGCGCTTGATAAGGAAATGGCTGTATAA
- a CDS encoding spore germination protein has protein sequence MPYQINIFNIKVNGVAQNANIDFGNITQNSHTANIKSVGASFTAGDFSPNASIMGNANADPDISDQDQIANPSLPVTTQI, from the coding sequence ATGCCCTATCAAATTAACATATTTAATATAAAGGTTAATGGAGTCGCTCAAAATGCCAATATCGATTTTGGAAACATCACGCAAAACAGCCATACGGCAAATATTAAGTCCGTTGGAGCAAGCTTTACAGCAGGAGACTTTTCACCCAACGCCTCTATAATGGGAAATGCGAACGCAGACCCGGATATTAGTGACCAGGATCAGATTGCGAACCCGTCTCTTCCGGTAACTACACAAATTTGA
- a CDS encoding PucR family transcriptional regulator, whose amino-acid sequence MTDRYKHPFIYHFDRLEDIADKISEVLSLPITIEDVNHRLLAYSTHDDCTDPARISTIIGRRVPEKVINSLWKDGTIPRLMKTKDPIRVNQIEEVGLGSRVAISIWKNEEVLGFVWALEIEKKLSATELGLLKEAAEAIKNKLLNLHASKTKKQEHSQEMFWRLLTGNVQSAGEIVEGFGQLNIKFPHAFSVLLFTFPEEISQNAEKQIDYLLKTTQQVHVLLSTTDFKQLIILAEPRGDQALTELKDFCSSTLKQLDERFGLRHVEACIGGVYSEILNIHKSYREALAVAKIKQRFTKETAALTSFSELGIYQYLDILFEKRKQDGFENYALQKLKDYDSDHKTNLTETLEVYIESDSSVHAASKILNVHVNTLSYRLKRITQIAEIDLSNPNEKMTIYLDIKLDRMSL is encoded by the coding sequence ATGACAGACCGGTATAAACATCCTTTTATCTACCATTTTGACCGGCTTGAGGACATTGCCGATAAAATTAGCGAAGTCTTATCCCTTCCTATTACAATTGAGGACGTCAATCATCGTCTGCTTGCCTATAGTACTCACGATGATTGCACGGATCCTGCCCGGATTTCCACCATTATAGGACGCAGAGTTCCAGAGAAGGTAATCAATAGCCTCTGGAAAGATGGAACCATACCAAGGCTGATGAAGACAAAAGACCCGATTCGTGTCAATCAGATTGAAGAAGTCGGCCTCGGAAGCAGGGTGGCCATTTCGATCTGGAAGAACGAAGAAGTGCTCGGTTTTGTCTGGGCGCTTGAGATTGAAAAAAAGCTGTCAGCCACTGAATTAGGGCTTCTAAAAGAAGCAGCGGAGGCGATTAAAAATAAGCTGTTGAACTTGCATGCCAGTAAAACAAAGAAGCAGGAGCACAGTCAGGAAATGTTTTGGAGGCTTTTAACGGGAAACGTCCAGTCCGCGGGAGAAATTGTGGAGGGTTTCGGGCAGCTCAATATTAAATTCCCTCATGCTTTTTCTGTTCTGCTGTTTACGTTCCCAGAGGAAATATCCCAAAATGCAGAAAAGCAGATTGACTACCTGCTGAAGACGACTCAGCAAGTTCATGTGTTATTGTCCACCACTGATTTTAAACAGCTCATTATTTTAGCGGAGCCCCGCGGAGACCAGGCTTTGACAGAGTTAAAGGACTTTTGCTCATCCACGCTGAAACAGCTGGATGAACGTTTTGGACTTCGTCATGTAGAAGCATGCATCGGGGGCGTATACAGCGAAATTTTGAACATTCACAAAAGCTACCGCGAGGCACTCGCAGTCGCAAAAATTAAACAGCGCTTCACTAAAGAAACAGCAGCTTTAACAAGTTTTTCTGAACTGGGGATCTACCAATACCTTGATATTCTGTTTGAGAAACGAAAACAGGATGGATTTGAGAACTATGCCCTGCAAAAGCTGAAGGATTACGATTCAGATCATAAAACTAATTTGACAGAGACCCTTGAGGTCTACATTGAATCGGACAGTTCTGTTCATGCAGCGTCTAAGATTCTGAACGTTCATGTCAACACCCTCAGCTACCGGCTAAAAAGGATTACACAAATAGCGGAAATCGACTTGTCCAATCCAAATGAAAAAATGACAATCTATTTGGATATAAAGCTTGACCGGATGTCTTTGTGA
- a CDS encoding spore germination protein, whose product MPTTINLFNLKVNSISCNGSVNIGETVHNSHVASSKSTGMNSSFGDFSPTDSLMENIYIDPDQNDQANIANLDEFIASQT is encoded by the coding sequence GTGCCGACGACGATCAACTTGTTTAATCTCAAAGTCAACAGCATCTCATGCAACGGTTCAGTCAACATCGGGGAGACCGTGCATAACAGCCACGTGGCCAGTTCAAAATCCACTGGTATGAACTCTTCCTTCGGCGATTTCTCACCTACTGATTCACTTATGGAAAACATTTATATTGATCCAGACCAAAATGATCAAGCGAATATTGCCAACCTTGACGAATTTATCGCCAGCCAGACATGA
- a CDS encoding hemolysin family protein, producing MDIVNLVLVAILIALTAFFVTSEFAIVKIRSSRLDQLIAEGNKNAIAAKKVTSSLDEYLSACQLGITVTALGLGWLGEPTVAHLLKPLFEQLPLSESISHIISVTIAFAVITFVHVVVGELAPKTVAIQKTEMVALAFARPLILFYKVAFPFIWALNTSARFVTGIFGLKPASEHEMAHSEEELRIILSESYENGEINQSEYKYVNRIFEFDDRVAKEIMVPRTEIAALDSEDSFEENLGVMSREKYTRYPVVNGDKDHILGLVNSKEIFTDLFAHEEDMRRNLSLEKYIRPVIEVIESIPIHDLLIKMQKERVHLAVLVDEYGGTAGLVTVEDIVEEIVGEIRDEFDQDEVPEIQRKAEHHYIFDGKVLLHQVNNLLHLEIEEEDIDTVGGWLLTRNIDIKEGETVFHEGYEFTVREIEGHLIRSVEVLKVHSNKVQEEPVNS from the coding sequence TTGGATATAGTGAACTTGGTGCTTGTCGCCATACTTATTGCTTTAACTGCATTTTTTGTAACCTCGGAGTTTGCCATTGTTAAAATCAGAAGTTCAAGGCTTGATCAGCTTATTGCTGAAGGCAATAAAAATGCCATTGCAGCAAAAAAGGTCACTTCAAGTCTTGATGAATATTTATCAGCTTGTCAGCTGGGGATTACCGTAACGGCACTCGGCCTTGGGTGGCTTGGGGAACCGACTGTCGCTCATTTGCTTAAGCCCCTTTTTGAGCAGCTTCCGTTAAGCGAATCCATTTCGCATATCATATCCGTCACGATTGCTTTTGCAGTGATCACGTTCGTGCATGTAGTGGTCGGAGAACTGGCCCCTAAGACGGTTGCGATTCAAAAAACAGAAATGGTCGCTCTTGCATTTGCAAGGCCACTCATCCTGTTTTACAAGGTGGCTTTTCCGTTTATATGGGCATTGAATACGTCAGCCAGATTCGTGACGGGTATTTTTGGGCTGAAGCCTGCTTCCGAGCATGAAATGGCCCATTCTGAAGAAGAGCTGAGAATTATCTTATCCGAAAGCTATGAAAACGGTGAAATCAATCAATCAGAATATAAATATGTCAATCGTATTTTTGAGTTTGATGACCGTGTAGCGAAGGAAATTATGGTGCCGAGAACAGAAATTGCTGCGCTCGACTCGGAGGATTCGTTTGAAGAAAACCTTGGTGTGATGAGCAGAGAGAAATATACGCGCTATCCTGTTGTAAATGGGGACAAGGATCATATTTTAGGATTGGTAAACAGCAAAGAAATTTTCACAGATCTTTTCGCGCACGAGGAAGATATGCGAAGGAATCTTTCCCTCGAAAAGTACATTCGTCCGGTGATTGAAGTCATTGAATCGATTCCGATTCATGATTTGTTAATTAAAATGCAAAAGGAGCGGGTCCATTTAGCTGTTTTAGTAGATGAGTACGGCGGAACCGCGGGTCTTGTTACGGTAGAGGATATTGTTGAAGAAATTGTCGGGGAAATCAGAGACGAGTTTGATCAGGATGAAGTTCCGGAGATTCAAAGGAAAGCAGAGCATCATTATATTTTTGACGGAAAGGTTCTTCTTCACCAGGTAAATAATTTGCTTCACCTTGAGATTGAAGAAGAAGATATTGATACAGTCGGGGGATGGCTCTTGACGAGAAATATTGATATAAAGGAAGGGGAAACGGTGTTTCATGAAGGGTATGAATTCACCGTCCGGGAAATTGAAGGGCATTTAATCAGATCCGTCGAGGTCTTAAAGGTGCATTCAAACAAGGTACAAGAAGAACCCGTCAATAGCTGA
- a CDS encoding spore germination protein: protein MPAFVGPMEIESVTGVFKVGDTFTISPKSVSKSAVGSGALSNGDGNQVYNSRNITNDYDSDVNDQSDALNA from the coding sequence ATGCCTGCATTTGTCGGTCCAATGGAAATTGAAAGTGTGACGGGAGTATTTAAAGTCGGAGATACCTTCACTATTTCTCCAAAAAGTGTGTCAAAGTCAGCGGTGGGGTCCGGTGCTCTTTCGAATGGAGACGGAAATCAAGTTTACAACAGCCGGAACATAACCAATGATTATGATTCGGATGTAAATGATCAATCAGATGCTTTAAATGCCTGA
- a CDS encoding HAMP domain-containing sensor histidine kinase, giving the protein MRNKPLFIQIASLFTGLIVVMAVVFFLVIPSTLKTFFTNELFRTIEERQEQIILGARDNILEQSVNDQQTRTVKSVFIYENGNSEASRFQNKTIKFFRMQAKAQDESSKRYTLSVGKNEYLYVIKKGRDIITGREVILVSYLQDTYRNELIQTLLSRIFFIFALIIVGGIILSFIFSKWLVKPLNLITAHVNKISKRNLNESLLLDRKDEIGKLAASIDDMRDQLKKQDEFQQTMLQNVSHDLKTPIMVIRSYSEAMKDGIHPTGSPEGTADIIEKEALLLEKKIKDLLYLTKLDYISQLKLENKPVSINETAEDVIVRFSAANPAVRIRTDLEEATVSGSGEQIRVLLENLLENALKFAETTVELSVKTSQDSVYIRCFNDGDPLSETLLSKMFQPFVKGEKGNFGLGLAIIKRIADLHHASITVENENNGVAFHVHFPV; this is encoded by the coding sequence TTGAGAAATAAGCCGCTCTTTATACAGATTGCTTCGCTTTTTACGGGATTGATTGTCGTGATGGCCGTTGTATTTTTTCTTGTCATCCCTTCCACATTGAAGACGTTTTTTACAAATGAGCTTTTTCGGACAATTGAGGAAAGACAGGAGCAAATTATACTCGGAGCGCGGGATAATATCCTGGAACAATCGGTAAACGATCAGCAAACACGTACGGTGAAAAGTGTGTTTATTTATGAAAATGGAAATTCCGAAGCATCAAGGTTTCAGAATAAAACTATTAAATTTTTCAGGATGCAGGCAAAAGCACAGGACGAGAGCAGCAAGCGCTATACCCTGTCCGTTGGAAAAAATGAATACTTATATGTAATAAAAAAAGGCCGTGATATTATAACAGGCCGTGAAGTCATTCTTGTTTCCTATCTCCAGGACACTTACCGGAACGAACTCATTCAAACTTTATTATCCCGGATCTTTTTTATTTTTGCCTTGATTATTGTAGGCGGGATTATTCTCTCGTTCATTTTTTCAAAATGGCTCGTTAAGCCGCTCAATCTGATTACCGCACATGTAAACAAAATATCCAAACGGAATCTTAATGAATCCCTTCTCCTTGACCGGAAGGATGAGATCGGGAAATTGGCTGCATCGATTGACGATATGAGAGATCAGCTGAAAAAGCAGGATGAATTTCAGCAAACGATGCTTCAAAATGTTTCCCATGATTTGAAAACGCCTATTATGGTGATCAGGAGCTACTCTGAGGCGATGAAGGATGGAATTCATCCGACCGGTTCTCCTGAAGGAACGGCTGACATAATTGAAAAAGAAGCGTTATTGCTTGAAAAGAAAATTAAAGATCTGCTTTATTTAACAAAGCTCGACTATATCTCGCAGCTGAAGCTGGAAAATAAACCGGTTTCTATTAATGAAACGGCTGAAGATGTCATTGTTCGTTTTAGTGCGGCGAATCCAGCCGTCAGAATCCGCACAGATCTTGAAGAAGCAACGGTCAGCGGGAGCGGCGAGCAGATAAGGGTGCTATTGGAAAACTTGCTTGAAAACGCCTTGAAATTTGCGGAAACAACCGTTGAACTCTCTGTCAAAACATCTCAGGACTCTGTCTATATCAGATGTTTTAACGATGGGGACCCGTTAAGCGAAACGCTGCTGTCTAAGATGTTCCAGCCGTTTGTGAAAGGGGAGAAAGGGAACTTCGGGCTTGGTCTGGCGATTATCAAAAGGATTGCGGACCTCCATCATGCAAGCATTACCGTCGAAAATGAAAACAATGGAGTGGCCTTTCATGTTCACTTTCCAGTCTAA
- a CDS encoding response regulator transcription factor has protein sequence MSYTVYLVEDETHLNTVLTTYLKQENWEVKSFHNGSDAIKSIPEQPHLWILDIMLPDIDGYDVIKEIKKMNEETPVIFISARDEDLDRIIGLELGGDDYLSKPFLPKELIIRAKKIMKRTYEKQEEPSLIYGPYTIKERERTISENNEIIQLTSKEFDLFVYLVKHVGSALSREQILAYVWGEDYFGSDRVVDDLVRRVRKKCPKLHVETIYGYGYRTVKYLEK, from the coding sequence ATGTCCTATACAGTTTACTTAGTAGAAGATGAAACTCATTTAAATACCGTGTTAACGACGTACCTGAAACAGGAAAATTGGGAAGTAAAAAGCTTCCACAACGGCTCGGACGCTATCAAAAGCATTCCTGAACAGCCGCATCTGTGGATTCTCGATATTATGCTTCCGGATATTGATGGATACGATGTCATTAAAGAAATTAAAAAGATGAATGAAGAGACGCCGGTCATTTTTATCAGTGCACGTGATGAGGATCTGGACCGCATCATCGGTCTCGAGCTTGGCGGGGATGATTACTTATCGAAACCGTTTCTGCCGAAGGAACTGATTATCCGGGCGAAAAAAATAATGAAACGGACGTATGAAAAGCAAGAGGAGCCGAGCTTAATTTACGGTCCTTATACAATTAAAGAGAGAGAGCGGACGATCTCAGAAAATAATGAAATCATTCAGCTGACTTCAAAAGAGTTCGATTTGTTTGTCTATCTGGTCAAACATGTCGGGAGTGCGCTCAGCCGTGAACAGATTTTAGCTTACGTTTGGGGAGAGGATTATTTCGGCTCTGACCGTGTAGTAGACGATTTGGTGCGCAGGGTGAGAAAAAAATGCCCGAAGCTTCACGTGGAAACCATTTACGGCTACGGATACCGGACGGTAAAATATCTTGAGAAATAA
- a CDS encoding Hsp20/alpha crystallin family protein, which translates to MDKEKIQKWLDMTEKCQKNDFWKSIFETDSDNGSASGQSRSSETSLFPKYDLYSHEGILSVLIEIPGFKKEDFSVTLDSTKTKILFKGALHPPYSFQYRVSHERHYGEVERVIPLPFQVEKETVKSQYAFGVLELTFNKAAEEAAVSINFDESHTDGQ; encoded by the coding sequence ATGGACAAAGAAAAAATTCAAAAATGGCTCGACATGACGGAGAAATGTCAAAAAAATGATTTTTGGAAATCGATTTTCGAGACGGATTCAGACAATGGTTCGGCTTCCGGCCAGTCCCGCAGCAGCGAAACTTCTCTTTTCCCGAAGTATGATCTTTATTCCCATGAAGGGATCCTGTCGGTTCTGATTGAAATACCGGGTTTCAAGAAAGAAGATTTTTCAGTTACCCTCGACTCAACTAAAACCAAAATTTTATTTAAAGGAGCCCTTCATCCTCCCTATTCCTTTCAGTACCGGGTCTCCCATGAGAGGCATTATGGAGAAGTGGAACGGGTGATTCCGCTTCCCTTCCAAGTCGAAAAAGAAACGGTCAAAAGCCAGTATGCATTCGGAGTCCTCGAACTGACCTTTAATAAGGCAGCAGAAGAGGCGGCTGTTTCCATAAATTTTGATGAAAGTCATACAGACGGGCAATAG
- a CDS encoding HD domain-containing protein: protein MRNVTLTEIFDHPIAQKYLQRSGLAHAVSAAYHAYRLASKEGVNPDLAAKAALLHDIGHYEWYTDGEWDFEQYKKNDIHAIKGAERAHKLLVRLGEDRVAAKEIALAILLHTDSYLPDGKLAQNPLQKVVKMADELDEEPNGKHHYRKISNQTARKKIQALDRQIEKRNHPLKRTV, encoded by the coding sequence ATGAGGAATGTTACCCTGACTGAGATCTTTGACCATCCAATTGCCCAGAAATATTTGCAGCGTTCGGGACTCGCCCATGCGGTGTCCGCAGCCTATCACGCATACAGACTCGCTTCCAAAGAAGGCGTCAATCCGGACCTGGCTGCCAAAGCAGCCCTGCTTCATGATATTGGCCACTATGAATGGTATACAGACGGTGAATGGGACTTCGAACAATATAAGAAAAATGATATTCATGCCATTAAAGGGGCCGAACGTGCTCATAAACTGCTTGTCCGGCTCGGAGAGGACCGGGTAGCAGCGAAAGAAATCGCCCTTGCCATTCTTCTTCATACCGATTCCTATTTGCCGGATGGGAAATTGGCACAGAACCCTTTGCAAAAAGTAGTGAAAATGGCGGATGAACTGGATGAAGAACCAAATGGGAAGCATCATTACCGGAAAATTTCCAACCAGACCGCCAGAAAGAAGATCCAGGCTCTGGACCGGCAGATTGAAAAGAGGAATCATCCCTTAAAAAGAACCGTATAA
- a CDS encoding YuzF family protein translates to MQNQAPQMITIIDPYVYQTLQTVLGRDLVIQTVRDTVRGKLEDVKPDHIVLKASGEAVFFIRIQQIVSIMPVQD, encoded by the coding sequence ATGCAGAACCAGGCTCCTCAGATGATTACCATCATTGACCCCTATGTGTATCAGACACTTCAAACGGTCCTTGGAAGGGATCTGGTCATCCAGACTGTAAGGGATACGGTGAGAGGAAAACTAGAAGATGTAAAACCGGATCACATTGTTTTGAAAGCAAGCGGAGAGGCTGTGTTTTTTATCCGCATTCAGCAAATCGTTTCCATTATGCCTGTACAGGATTAG
- a CDS encoding OsmC family protein codes for MAEHRFILQANWPGGRNSTGDIQAGHLKTEISIPPEMGGPGIGTNPDEMLLGAAATCYIITLAAMLERSSIEKESLTMESEGIVEEIKGVITYKRIIHKPVLILPAGTDEKHIELSRKLAEKAEKSCMISRALQGNVVIELEPAISIGTN; via the coding sequence TTGGCTGAGCATCGTTTTATTCTTCAGGCAAATTGGCCCGGCGGCAGAAACAGTACAGGCGACATCCAAGCCGGTCATTTAAAAACGGAAATATCCATTCCCCCGGAAATGGGCGGACCCGGAATCGGGACAAATCCGGATGAAATGCTCCTTGGAGCCGCCGCGACCTGCTATATCATTACACTTGCTGCGATGCTTGAGAGGAGTTCTATAGAAAAGGAGAGTCTGACGATGGAGTCAGAAGGAATTGTGGAGGAAATAAAAGGCGTCATCACTTATAAAAGAATCATTCACAAGCCTGTCCTCATCCTTCCCGCAGGAACAGACGAAAAGCATATTGAACTCTCACGGAAGCTTGCTGAAAAAGCGGAGAAGTCGTGTATGATATCACGTGCTTTACAAGGTAACGTAGTGATTGAGCTCGAACCCGCCATTTCCATCGGCACCAATTAA